The Aureibacter tunicatorum genome includes a window with the following:
- a CDS encoding polymorphic toxin type 47 domain-containing protein, with translation MNYKYRMHDPRIGRFFAVDPLTKDYPWNSPYAFSENRVIDGVELEGLEYIDSDASIDYTAGRIIKTTMYDIYISLYNVSNIINGQSGRVRYKSDENGNEIFELDFYNRQDAKSLVEGGRNFLNDGLDIINVIALGKIDPSDVFLAKNKSSNQITKPLRHIAEGSDPFAQGYKFKKNLDFDFRNTGKTFKDAIDLGFKKLESKFGIKREQFTATKWASNGVSEQVVEWRYKSKDGLLLEVNMDIAHLTEGTLSAPHVGYLWKKGKSKEVGHIIVDEVPASRDGSLPFGVK, from the coding sequence GTGAATTACAAATACCGTATGCATGATCCGAGAATCGGTAGGTTCTTTGCGGTGGATCCATTGACTAAAGATTATCCATGGAACAGTCCTTATGCTTTTAGTGAGAATAGGGTTATTGATGGAGTTGAGCTTGAAGGGTTAGAGTATATAGATTCTGATGCTTCAATTGATTATACTGCTGGTCGTATAATTAAAACTACAATGTATGATATATACATATCTTTGTACAATGTTTCAAATATTATTAATGGTCAATCAGGCAGGGTAAGATATAAGTCAGATGAAAATGGAAACGAAATATTTGAATTAGATTTTTATAATAGGCAGGATGCAAAATCTCTTGTAGAAGGTGGGCGTAACTTTCTCAATGATGGTTTAGATATTATTAATGTCATTGCTTTAGGAAAGATTGATCCGAGTGATGTTTTCTTAGCAAAAAATAAATCTTCTAACCAAATAACTAAACCATTAAGGCATATAGCTGAGGGAAGTGATCCTTTTGCTCAAGGTTATAAGTTTAAAAAAAATCTTGATTTCGATTTCAGAAATACAGGAAAAACATTTAAGGATGCTATTGATCTTGGATTTAAAAAACTAGAAAGTAAATTTGGAATAAAAAGAGAACAGTTTACTGCAACTAAATGGGCTTCAAATGGAGTTTCTGAACAAGTTGTAGAATGGAGATATAAATCAAAAGATGGATTACTTTTAGAAGTTAACATGGACATTGCTCATCTTACGGAAGGGACTTTGTCAGCCCCTCATGTTGGGTATTTATGGAAAAAGGGCAAGTCGAAGGAGGTTGGGCACATAATAGTAGATGAAGTACCTGCGTCAAGAGATGGTTCATTACCATTTGGGGTTAAATAA
- a CDS encoding RHS repeat-associated core domain-containing protein, whose protein sequence is MKRPSQGGSPTFEENYGYGFNGKEKDQDGEWGSQTNYDYGFRIYNPTIAKFLSVDPLTKSYPWYTPYQFAGNKPIWAIDLDGLEELIYTNSFSGYKDDVELSIIASDKLKMIMDNISDPEKAANIKIYFTVNSELTYTKENGSTIDVESIARAIYRFKSHFNSKEEETTWIQENISKPEVLEKILEIDRFEEVFKRMGVTAEELVNQFNENSNLKIYNVNLNEQRISNEGDFLKTFYHEVYLHLQRRLGVRHNPSGYAEDGVGDHAWGHNFYAYSQHYSNGGYSESSLLGGYSPKKKFIIYDSPVGSINHEIDKITDFKKKLYKSFNLFNTTSDE, encoded by the coding sequence CTGAAGAGACCCTCACAAGGAGGCTCTCCGACCTTTGAGGAGAATTATGGGTATGGATTTAACGGCAAGGAGAAAGACCAAGACGGTGAGTGGGGTAGCCAGACGAATTATGACTATGGTTTCAGAATTTACAACCCTACCATCGCCAAGTTTTTGAGTGTTGATCCGTTGACTAAGAGTTATCCTTGGTATACGCCTTATCAGTTTGCGGGGAATAAGCCAATTTGGGCTATTGATCTTGATGGCCTTGAAGAATTAATATATACTAATTCATTTTCAGGTTATAAAGATGATGTAGAATTATCCATTATTGCAAGTGATAAGTTAAAAATGATAATGGATAATATTTCAGATCCTGAAAAGGCTGCAAATATTAAAATATACTTTACAGTTAATTCAGAGTTGACATATACTAAAGAAAATGGATCAACAATTGATGTAGAGTCTATCGCTCGTGCAATCTATAGATTTAAAAGTCATTTTAACTCTAAAGAGGAAGAAACAACCTGGATACAGGAAAATATCAGTAAACCAGAAGTTTTAGAAAAAATCTTAGAGATTGATAGATTTGAGGAGGTCTTTAAGCGTATGGGAGTAACAGCTGAGGAGTTAGTCAATCAATTTAATGAAAATTCAAATTTAAAGATTTATAATGTTAATCTTAATGAGCAAAGGATATCTAATGAGGGTGATTTTTTAAAAACATTTTATCACGAAGTTTATCTACACTTACAAAGAAGATTGGGAGTTCGACATAATCCATCAGGGTATGCAGAGGATGGAGTAGGAGATCATGCATGGGGACATAATTTTTATGCTTATTCTCAACACTACTCAAATGGTGGATATTCTGAAAGTAGTTTACTAGGTGGCTATTCTCCTAAAAAGAAGTTCATAATTTATGATAGTCCAGTTGGGAGTATAAATCATGAAATAGATAAAATCACTGATTTTAAGAAAAAACTATATAAATCTTTTAATTTATTTAACACTACAAGTGATGAATAG
- a CDS encoding CHC2 zinc finger domain-containing protein, whose translation MQISDIKSRLPLAQVLDHYGLHPDKSHRLSCPFHEDRTPSMQVYYKTQTAYCFSANCATHGKSLDVIDFIMHKENISKHEAILKAKSMIQGEITKPAHTRESILARTFLYFRNGLQSSKTAKEYLSHRGLDKDMLEIGYNSGQFHHGKRKDESLIQKYLELGLLIDKNLTSSKGGKAYSIFAKNSLCFPLKDHQGNIISLYFRYADPVVSAQDLVRPVSATSQSVKSPAMPSSSPKHFYLKNRQGLYPCYPSADTKKIILCESIIDTASLLQLPEITAKYSLLALYGTNGMTEEHKTALKNLSSLEEIILFLDGDQAGKKATEKYSQELTNLLPNTKISSVDTPDDEDINSLLISHDDTAIFTHLLDARIPRARLALPDVSAQDIVHPASDHPSISDGRSDIDMPDISAMPDDISIVSAQDLVRPASDSSEVSIPSLQVDNPHSLLFTTPTAIYSIKGGLRTDLDSLKVTLVIENPGTTKKSRSKLDLYEDKQTEKVSREAGEKLHLRPDLIESDLSQLVDLLDEYRESQNPEDQQENKPVDIPSNTRSACMDFLSKPNLMQRINELIGKSGVVGEENNRLFLFGIASSYKMPETLHALIQGSSGSGKTHLLATIMDFMPEEDMISLTRVTESSLYNYGQNELKNKLIGIEDYDGLEEKAELAFRELQSKGMISSSTSGKNERTGEITGFVKTVYGPIASLSATTRGEIYEDNMSRCFIVAVDESHEQTLRIIQYQNNKSAGIINRQKEQEIRVFLRHCMRLLKPYDVVNRFANQIELPREAHKIRRLNDLFQSYVRQITLLNQYQRQKDDQGRLLTAKEDLQTAIEIMFDSIILKVDELDGSLRDFYEKLKEYVLNKGKDYEFEQREIRQKFRISKSQMQRHFINLMELEYITKSNIGIRNTYRYKISYWDNMELVKDKIKGNLYKQLNKL comes from the coding sequence ATGCAAATCTCCGACATCAAATCCCGTCTTCCGCTGGCACAGGTGCTTGACCACTATGGCCTACATCCCGACAAGTCGCACAGGCTCAGCTGTCCCTTTCATGAAGACCGCACGCCCAGCATGCAGGTCTACTACAAGACCCAGACCGCCTATTGCTTCAGTGCTAACTGTGCCACCCACGGAAAGAGCCTTGATGTCATCGACTTCATCATGCACAAGGAAAATATCAGCAAGCACGAAGCCATCCTCAAAGCCAAATCCATGATCCAAGGAGAAATCACCAAACCAGCCCACACCAGAGAAAGCATCCTAGCACGCACTTTTCTCTACTTCCGCAACGGCCTGCAAAGCAGCAAGACCGCCAAAGAATACCTGTCCCACAGAGGCCTAGACAAAGACATGCTCGAAATCGGCTACAACTCCGGGCAGTTCCACCACGGCAAGCGCAAAGATGAATCCTTGATCCAAAAATACCTGGAGCTCGGCCTTCTCATCGACAAAAACCTCACCTCCTCCAAAGGCGGCAAAGCCTACAGCATCTTCGCCAAAAACAGCCTCTGCTTCCCCCTCAAAGACCACCAAGGCAACATCATCTCCCTCTACTTCAGATACGCAGATCCTGTCGTAAGCGCACAAGATCTTGTGCGCCCTGTATCGGCTACATCCCAAAGTGTCAAGAGCCCTGCGATGCCCTCATCATCCCCCAAGCATTTTTATCTAAAAAACCGCCAAGGCCTCTATCCCTGCTACCCATCCGCAGACACCAAAAAGATCATCCTCTGCGAATCCATCATCGACACCGCCAGCCTGCTCCAGCTCCCCGAGATCACAGCAAAATACAGCCTGCTGGCACTCTACGGCACCAACGGCATGACGGAAGAACACAAAACAGCACTCAAAAACTTGTCGTCCCTCGAAGAAATCATCCTCTTCCTCGACGGCGACCAAGCCGGCAAAAAAGCCACTGAAAAATACAGCCAAGAACTCACAAACCTGCTACCCAACACAAAAATATCATCCGTGGACACCCCTGACGACGAAGACATCAACAGCCTCCTCATCAGCCACGACGACACTGCGATCTTCACCCATCTGCTCGATGCCCGCATCCCACGGGCCAGGCTTGCCTTGCCCGATGTAAGCGCACAAGATATTGTGCACCCTGCATCCGATCATCCATCTATATCTGATGGCAGATCCGATATCGATATGCCAGATATATCCGCCATGCCCGATGATATCTCCATCGTAAGCGCACAAGATCTTGTGCGCCCCGCATCAGATAGCTCAGAAGTATCCATCCCATCTCTCCAAGTAGACAACCCACACAGCTTGCTCTTCACCACCCCCACCGCCATCTACTCCATCAAAGGAGGCCTCCGCACAGACCTCGATAGCCTCAAGGTCACCTTGGTCATCGAAAACCCCGGAACCACCAAAAAAAGCCGCAGCAAGCTCGACCTATACGAAGACAAGCAAACCGAAAAAGTCAGCCGTGAAGCAGGCGAGAAGCTCCATTTGCGTCCCGACCTCATCGAAAGCGACTTGAGCCAATTAGTAGATCTGCTTGATGAATACCGAGAAAGCCAAAACCCTGAAGACCAGCAGGAAAACAAACCCGTAGACATCCCAAGCAACACCAGATCCGCCTGCATGGACTTCCTCAGCAAGCCCAACCTGATGCAAAGAATCAATGAACTTATCGGCAAAAGCGGAGTCGTGGGAGAAGAAAACAACCGTCTCTTTCTCTTCGGCATCGCTTCCAGCTACAAGATGCCTGAGACTTTGCATGCCCTCATCCAAGGAAGCTCCGGAAGTGGCAAGACACACCTGTTGGCTACAATAATGGACTTCATGCCCGAAGAAGACATGATCAGCCTGACCAGAGTTACTGAAAGCAGTCTGTACAATTATGGCCAGAACGAACTCAAAAACAAGCTCATCGGCATCGAGGATTACGACGGCTTGGAAGAAAAAGCAGAGCTTGCATTCAGAGAACTACAATCCAAAGGCATGATATCCAGCAGTACCAGTGGCAAAAATGAACGCACAGGAGAAATCACAGGCTTTGTCAAGACCGTTTACGGCCCGATAGCATCACTCTCAGCCACCACCAGAGGCGAAATCTACGAAGACAACATGAGCCGTTGCTTCATCGTCGCCGTCGATGAAAGCCATGAACAAACATTACGAATCATCCAATATCAAAACAACAAATCAGCAGGCATCATTAACCGTCAAAAAGAGCAGGAAATCAGAGTCTTCCTTCGCCACTGCATGCGACTTTTGAAGCCTTATGACGTAGTAAACCGCTTCGCCAACCAGATAGAACTGCCAAGAGAAGCCCACAAGATCAGAAGACTCAACGATCTGTTCCAAAGCTATGTACGTCAGATCACACTGCTCAATCAATACCAGCGCCAGAAAGACGACCAAGGCAGATTACTGACAGCCAAAGAAGACCTTCAGACCGCTATCGAAATCATGTTCGACAGCATCATATTAAAAGTCGATGAGCTTGACGGAAGCCTCCGTGACTTCTACGAGAAACTCAAGGAATACGTCCTGAATAAAGGCAAAGACTACGAGTTCGAACAGCGTGAAATACGTCAAAAGTTTAGAATCAGCAAAAGCCAGATGCAGCGCCATTTTATCAACCTGATGGAACTCGAATACATCACCAAAAGCAACATAGGCATAAGAAACACCTATCGATATAAAATATCCTACTGGGATAATATGGAACTTGTCAAAGATAAAATCAAAGGTAACTTATATAAACAACTGAATAAACTCTAG
- a CDS encoding tyrosine-type recombinase/integrase gives MELENYLRQHHTQGTAKRYLREINLFFLSFENKSTTPEDADYQQVMQYIGSLRNEDKDPKVALFALKKYYDWLIHQGVRKDHPAKSVKLRDNKSRDIQMQELFNTEELALLLDREERYVLLRNRNKIIISFLIWQALTNGDIRSLQLQDINLEKGTIDIRSTPKSNARTLRLRPEQVFWLMNYIQQDRPQLTKDDSQALIISKLGKEENGEGIGYLIETMRPLFPDRTLNPKTIRQSVIANLLKDGKDIRHVQTFAGHKYPSTTERYKHSQTDKLKEEILKKHPLG, from the coding sequence ATGGAACTAGAAAACTACCTCCGACAGCATCACACCCAAGGCACTGCCAAGCGCTACCTTCGTGAAATCAATCTCTTTTTTCTTTCATTTGAAAATAAAAGCACCACTCCCGAAGACGCGGACTATCAACAAGTCATGCAGTACATCGGAAGCCTCCGCAATGAAGACAAAGACCCCAAAGTGGCACTTTTTGCCCTGAAAAAATATTACGACTGGCTCATCCATCAGGGCGTCAGAAAAGACCATCCGGCAAAGTCCGTCAAGCTCAGGGACAACAAGAGCCGAGATATCCAGATGCAGGAACTCTTTAACACCGAAGAACTCGCCCTTCTCCTTGACAGAGAAGAGCGCTACGTCCTTCTCCGCAACCGCAACAAGATCATCATCAGCTTCCTCATCTGGCAGGCACTCACCAACGGCGATATCCGAAGTCTCCAGCTTCAGGATATCAACCTCGAAAAAGGCACCATCGACATCCGTTCCACTCCCAAATCCAACGCCAGAACCCTCAGGCTCAGACCCGAACAAGTCTTCTGGCTCATGAACTACATCCAGCAGGACCGCCCGCAACTGACCAAAGACGACAGCCAAGCCCTCATCATCAGCAAGCTCGGCAAAGAAGAAAACGGCGAAGGCATCGGCTACCTCATCGAAACCATGCGGCCACTCTTCCCTGACCGTACCCTCAATCCCAAGACCATCCGCCAGAGCGTCATCGCCAACCTTCTCAAAGACGGCAAAGACATCCGCCATGTCCAGACCTTCGCAGGCCACAAGTACCCCAGCACCACCGAAAGGTACAAACACAGCCAAACCGACAAGCTCAAAGAAGAGATCCTCAAGAAACATCCATTGGGCTAG
- a CDS encoding tyrosine-type recombinase/integrase produces the protein MNLQSLYFQTHLTNLGYSKSTLRMLPACINAFLSFTQKKIHDINPEDIQSFHNHLQERPNKKRFGGLSDSYIQHHIYAMRLFFQWKIDSGELNSNPISGLHFPSPQQSKKEILTQQEVKQLYNYCHSLQERALLSVFYGCGLRRSEGEALDLRDLHFVKQMLYVRSGKNGRWRAVPMSDKVTEDLERYSLYSRIPKGTNAFFCNSRGQRMSGVSMNRMLHKILDRAGIRKKISLHHLRHSIASHLLENGLSAEYVRNFLGHKHLDTTQIYTQISQQQLDTWN, from the coding sequence ATGAACCTCCAATCCCTATACTTCCAAACCCACCTCACCAACCTCGGCTACAGCAAAAGCACCCTCCGCATGCTCCCAGCCTGCATCAACGCCTTCCTCAGCTTCACCCAAAAGAAAATCCATGACATCAATCCCGAAGACATCCAAAGCTTCCATAACCACCTACAAGAACGCCCCAACAAGAAACGTTTCGGAGGCCTCAGCGACAGCTACATCCAGCACCACATATACGCCATGCGCTTATTTTTTCAATGGAAAATAGACTCAGGAGAACTCAACAGCAACCCCATCAGCGGACTGCACTTCCCAAGTCCCCAGCAGAGCAAAAAAGAAATCCTCACACAGCAGGAAGTCAAACAACTCTACAACTACTGCCACAGCCTACAGGAAAGAGCTTTGCTCAGCGTTTTCTACGGATGCGGACTCAGAAGATCCGAAGGCGAAGCCCTCGACCTCAGAGACCTGCACTTCGTCAAGCAAATGCTCTACGTCAGATCCGGCAAAAACGGACGCTGGAGAGCCGTTCCCATGAGCGACAAAGTCACCGAAGACCTTGAGCGTTACAGCCTTTACAGCCGTATCCCCAAAGGCACCAATGCCTTCTTCTGCAACAGCAGAGGACAGCGCATGTCAGGCGTCTCCATGAACAGAATGCTTCACAAAATCCTCGACAGGGCAGGCATCCGGAAGAAGATCAGCCTCCATCATCTCAGGCACAGCATCGCCAGCCATCTGCTTGAAAACGGCCTCTCCGCTGAATACGTCCGCAACTTCCTCGGACACAAACATCTGGATACCACACAGATATACACTCAGATCTCCCAACAACAACTCGACACATGGAACTAG